A genomic segment from Drosophila miranda strain MSH22 chromosome 3, D.miranda_PacBio2.1, whole genome shotgun sequence encodes:
- the LOC108157982 gene encoding uncharacterized protein LOC108157982, with translation MKLSQLIVVLILIIVHSGTGRRQCPMGKQWNRMAQKCEKYYLGSYINNYKKGGPRLLNLMATNFLANPEHKHNL, from the exons ATGAAACTTTCTCAGCTGATTGTGGTATTGATTTTGATTATCGTCCACAGCGGCACAGGTCGGAGACAGTGTCCGATGGGCAAGCAGTGGAATAGGATGGCCCAGAAGTGTGAAAAGTACTACTTGGGCTCTTA CATTAATAACTACAAAAAAGGTGGGCCAAGACTATTAAATCTAATGGCAACTAATTTTTTGGCTAACCCAGAACATAAACATAATTTATAA
- the LOC117185746 gene encoding uncharacterized protein LOC117185746 isoform X2, with protein MKKSETKTVTNNGAAASAAGLEEAAGSSAEQTKAELEAEFDPNDKELCHAALKIQSTFRGHLARKLVNKDAPEDEDIQEITKKVAEELDIDLTDPELNKAATKIQASFRGHKTRRDTQPE; from the exons ATGAAAAAATCGGAAACCAAAACTGTGACCAACAATGGGGCCGCCGCAAGTGCTGCAGGACTCGAGGAGGCAGCCGGCTCCTCGGCAGAACAGACCAAGGCAGAGCTCGAGGCTGAGTTTGATCCGAACGACAAAG AGCTCTGCCATGCAGCACTGAAGATTCAGTCCACATTCCGTGGCCATTTGGCACGCAAGCTGGTCAACAAGGACGCGCCCGAGGACGAGGACATCCAGGAGATAACCAAGAAGGTGGCCGAGGAATTGGACATAGATCTGACCGATCCGGAGTTGAACAAGGCCGCCACCAAGATCCAGGCCTCGTTCCGCGGCCACAAGACACGCAGGGACACCCAGCCCGAATAA